Part of the Bubalus bubalis isolate 160015118507 breed Murrah chromosome 9, NDDB_SH_1, whole genome shotgun sequence genome is shown below.
ATAATGGATAAAtgaatttatccattcatttgttgatgcacacttaggttgcttcaatgtcttggccaattataaatagtgctgaTACGATCATTGGGAtgcatatgtcttttcaaattacatttctcattttttggATATAGGTGCAGGAATGAGAAtcttggatcatatggtaactccatttttaaaaagaaactgcatACTGTTTTATATAGTGGATgcatcaattttcatttcaaccaacactgtaagagggttcccttttcttcacgtACTCTTCAGCATGTATTGTGTGTAGTCTTTTTGATGTGCCCATCCCAGCATTAAAAATAGACAGATTTTAATTCATATGCATTTTATGGGACTTTGGTCACAAACATTAGCATAGTTTATGGCACATAATATTTTCACAATATGTTATATTCAATTTGATAAATATGATTGGTAAATCCTTGAGAGTAACAAGAGCTCAGGAAAGAAATGCATCTtagttctcattttctttatttaagcaGGGTACTTAACATGGTTCAGATGTGTTAAAGAGTCACTATTTTGGAGAACCGTATGGTAGCTGTTATTTGGGAtttaattagaatattttttcagttttctcaggtGATAAATACATCATGAATACTACAAAGCACTATAAGGATactaggctttccaggtggtgctagtggtaaagagccctcctACCAACCCAAGAGATGCTagcttgattcctgggtgagaaagatcccctggaaaaggatatggcaacccactccagtattcctgcctggagaatcccatggacagaggagcctggaaggctacagtccatgggatcacaaagaattggacacgactgaaatgacttagcacacatgcacaggtaTGCTATACACACAAAACAacttttcaagttattttatgATATGATAGAAAAATTGAGTTGTagaaaacagtgagaaaacagttttaaatatagtttttcaCAGGAAATGAACTGTTTGAGGCCCAATCTGGTTGCTTGCtgtaattaaaaaacatttttagcatATTATGTAATTACCCTCTCATTTTACCTTGTTTCTGTGGGCATGTCCTTTAGTAGCTTCTTTCTTTTGATACTGAAGAGCATGTGTATTATTCAACAGTTTTGCTGAAGCCAGTAACTATGTTATTGACTCTATGTGCCAGGTATGAcctatcaaatcccttatgattacatagtggaagtgacaaatagattcaagggattagatctgataaagtgcctgtagaactatggatggaggttcataacaggtacaggaggcagtgatccccaagaaaaagaaattcaaaaaggcaaaatgattgtctgaggaggccttacaaatagctgagaaaagaagagaagtgaaaggcaaaggagaaaaggaaagatatacccatttgaatgcagacttccaaagaatagcaaggagagataagaaagtcttcctcagtgatcagtgcaaagaaatagagaaaaacaatagactgggaaagactagagatctcttgaagaaaattagagataccaagggaacatttcatgcaaagatgggcacaataaaggacagaaatggtatgaaactaacagaagcataagacattaagaagaggtggcaagaatacatagaagtatacaaaaaaagatcttaatgatccagataaccacagtggtgtgattactcaactagagccagacatcttggagtgccaagtcaagtgggccttagaagcatcaccatgaacaaagctagtggaagtgatggaattccagctgagatatttcagatactaaaagatgatgttgtgaaaggactgcactcaatatgccagcaactttggaaagctcagcagtggccacaggactggaaaatatcagttttaatTCTAATACCAAAGAAGGGTAATGTTAAAGGATGTTCAAAGTATCACAcagttgcacttatttcacatgctagcaaagtaatactcaaaattctctaagctaggcttcaacagtacatgaaccgagaacttccaggtattcaagctggatttgaaaaaggcagaggaaccagagatcaaaatgccaacatgttttggatcatagaaaaagcaagagaatttcagaagaacatctatttctgcttcattgactacactaaagcctttgtgtggatcacaacaaactgtggaaaattcctaatcagatgggaataccagaccaccttacctgcctggtgaaacctgtatgcaggtcaagaagaaacagttaagaccaaacatggaacaatggactggttcaaaattgggaaaggattacgtcaaggatgtatactgatactctgtttatttaacttatatgcagagtacatcatgtgaaatgctagactggatgaagcagaatctggaatcaagattgctgggagaaatatcaataacctcatgtatgcaattgacaccacccttatggcagaaagtgaaggggagctaaagatcctcttgatgaaggtgaaagaggagagtgaaaaagctggcttacaattgaacattcaaaaaatgaagatcatggcatccggtcccatcacttcatggaaaatacatggagaaacaatggaaacagtgacagactttattttcttgggctctaaaatcactttaggcagtgactgcagccatgaaattaaaagatgcatgctccttggaagaaaaactatgacaaacctaggcaacatattgaaaagcaaagacattactttgctgaccaaaGGGTCCATTTAGTtagagctatggttttcccagtagtcatgtatggatgtgagagtttgaccataaagaaggctgagtgctgaaggattgcttttgaactgtggtgttggagaagactcttgagtgtccctgggactgcaaggagatcaaaccagttaattctaaaggaattcaatcctgaatattcgttggaaggactgatgctgaagctgaacctccaatactttggccacctgatgggaagagccgactcattagaaaagaccctgatgctgggaaagattgaaagcagggggagaagggaatgacagaggacaagatggttggatggcatcaccaactcaatggacatgagtttgatcgagctctaggagatggtaaaggacagggaagcctagggtgctgcagtccatggggtcacaaagagtctgacatgacggagtgactgaacagcaacaaccaggACACAATACACAATTATTTGGCTAAGTATTCACCATacccattttcttttcctctggtgaCACAGCTAGAAGATATTTTCCAGCCACCATTCAGTAAGATGTGGCATAGGACTTGCTGTTGttgtcactaagctgtgtctgacacttttgcaaccccatggactgtagctcaccaagctcctcgggaattcccaggcaagaatattggagtgggttgccatttctttctccagggtatgttctctacccagggatcaaacctacatctcctacattggcaggcatataGCATATTCTATACCACTGAGTTGCCAGGAAAACCCATGGTGTAAGACTCTGACAAATTCAATATGGGTAGATGTCATGTTTGCCACTTCCCTGACTAGCCTGTAAGACCATCTCAGACATTTCTGCACTCCTTTTTGCTGGATATACACCAAAGCCCATTCAATCTTAGAAATCACATGCTAATGATGTCAGAACCTCTGTCAGTCTGGATCACTGATTGTAAGGAACAGAACCACAGATTCTACCTCTCTAAAGATTAGACTTTTATGAACAAAACATAAACTTTTATTGTGTTAGTGAGCTAAGATTTCGGAGGGATATCTGTTATATCAGCTACTATTACTTTTACTAATGTTCTGTCTCTCTGAGATCATGAAGGGATCATGGGAATCTTTTCCCTGCGTATCAAGACACAGTTCCTTTGTTTGGCTATAATATTGCTGACCTCCATGAGGTTCTGATAGGGTAATGAGATACAATCTACTAACAAAACACTGTACTGTCTTCATCTCTCCTTTATCACTCCCCTACTTTCACCATCCAACTTTTTCTCAtaggaagtggggagggatagGACATCCATCTGTCCTTGAAATTTCTTTCTCAAAGATATGTTGGTTTTGTTTATCTGAGAGAAATGAATAATGGGAGATGAGGTTAGAGAACTAAGAAACAGTAAAGTAACAAATCTCTGAAAACTCCTACTGTAACTATGAGGTCAGAATGCAatttcatcaaattaaaagatatgAAATACAGTCAATAGATAATCGTTCCTTAATAGttgtcaaagaaataaatttggTTTTCACGTAAtcaaaagaaatattattaacCTGGAGAAAACAGTTCTTGGAGAAAATTAATGACCCTGTCTCCTTCTCTGTTCTACTCTCAGACCAGGCTGATACTTGGTCAAACGTTAGAATAAGTAGTCccagctttctctatctctgtggtgataaaaaaaaaaaaaatgatgggaaTCCTCATCCACTTTTGTGGATGAATTAGGAAACTGAGTATATATGCTTCCATCTATGTACTATTAAAGCCCTTTTCTCCAAATATTTCTATGAAAGCAACTCATAACTGAacttaattattttgtttcaaaCATAATAAAGTAACTGGATAgtcaatatttctaaaataatatatgttcCTAAATAGGAATTCTGTGTAGAGGAAGAAAAAGCAAGCCAGGAACTTGGACTTCCATATTGAAACTAGATTTATGGTAATGATATTTCTTAAATTACTTTGATACCAGCTTCTTCCTCAGGACCTTTCTCAGGGCCCCCATCACCTCCTTGTTCCTCAGGCTATATATAATGGGGTTCAGCATGGGAGTAAGTATAGTGTAGAACACAGAAAGACCTTGATCCAATGCTGGGGTGTGGGAGGAGCCAGGTGTCATGTACACCACTATGCCTGGCCCCAGGTAGAGACTCACCACAGTCAGGTGAGAAGAGCACGTGGCCAGAGCTTTGTTCCTCCCCTCAGGAGATTTCATTTTGAGAACAGTGAGGAAGATTCGAATGTAGGAGGCAATTATGAGGTTGAAAGGGATGAGGATAAATATGATACTTACCACAAATACCACCATCTCATAATCTGAAGTATCCTCACAGGATAGCTTCAAGATGGCTGGCATCTCACAGAAGaagtgatttatttcctttagaccACAAACAGGAAAATGCATGGTGTAGATGgtttgaatgagtgaatttagAGCACCCCCAGTCCATGATGCTACTGCTATGAGCAAACAGACCTTAGAATTCATGATGACTGTGTACTGCAGGGGATTACAAATAGCCACAAATCGGTCATATGACATGAAGGTCAGAAGGAGACACTCAGCACCACCTAGACTTAGGCAGAAAAACATTTGGATTCCACAGGCAATGAAAGAGATGCTGTGCTTCCCTAAAGAGTGGTTGATGACCATCTTAGGAACTGAGCTGGAGATGTAGAACAAGTCAATGAGAGAGAGCTGGCTGAGTAAGAAGTACATGGGAGTGTGGAGGTGAACATCCAGCCAGATCAGGAAGATGAGTATGGAGTTCCCTGTGAGGGCAATGAGGTAGACCAGAAGAATGAGGTAGACCAGGAGGCTGGCATATTGGAACTCAGGAAAGAGGCCCAAGAGGATGAAATCTGTAGTAGatatgttatttctttttgcCATATCTTAACTTCCTCTATGATGGCTGATGCACTGTGGGAGAAAAAATATAGGACATCTCGTAAATCTTATGCCTAGTTAAGAACCTTTATTTTAGATTAGTTATTCCCCTATCCATTCTTTCTATGTCTTAGTTGaacaaaatgatatttaaaatgtcttgAGGAACTTACAgtcttcccacgtggtgctagtggtaaagaacctgcctgccaatgtaggagatgtaagagatgtgagttcgatccctgggttgggaagatcccctggaggaggaaatggaaatcactccagtattcttgcctggagaatcccatgggcagaggagcatggtgggctagagtccatagggttgcaaagagttggacatgactgaagcgatttagcatgcacatgaGGAACTTATGGGTGTGAACATATGGAGAGTTGGGGAGAGTGAAGCACTCAGACAAGGCATGGAACCTCCATGTCTTACATATTTCTTTCATCTGAATGTTCATCCATATCTTTTATcacatccttttataataaatcagAAATCCACTAAAAAAAGGTGAGGTTCACCAGTCTTTAATTATTGTTTGATAAACACTAAAAGCTGATAATTTTACTccactatttaaaaattatttcatatctaCAGTTATCATACCCATCCAAGAATTAAAAACTCATTATTTGGAATTTCCTGGGACAATGAGACTCCATATTTTGGTCTCCTTTTAGTTTTTGACTTATCAACGGGACCATTTCCTCAAGCGTCTTAAGTAGctcctcctctcctctgtctATATCATCTCCCTTGTCAATCTTTCATAGCCCCATGCAGGACCAAATACATATTTCACATGGCAAAATTAAAATGTGGTAcccttttttcaaaattattaaaaatttcaagatgGCAACATCAGATCATTAAATCACACACGGGCCACTCCtaagcacaggaaactgtatgACCTCAGAGTGAAGCTTTTCCTGATTCTGAGTTCAAGCTCTCAGAACAATATATTTACCTGTCTATCCTCTTTGGAGCTCACTTCTGTATTTCCAACAATTTCTTAAACACTTGCATCACATGTCCTGCCAGCACTTCCAATTTATCATGCCAAAACTGAGCTCAACTCCCACCTTTTATGCCTTTATTATTTCAGTCATCACCTCTCCTCTAACACAAACATTCAGGCTTATAACATTGAGAccatgtttaattatttttccttatatatttaaTTAGTTAATTGATCTAACCATATTTAACTATCATATCTCTCAGACATTCCTCTCTTTTCCAAACTTATTATTTCACTCAATTCTAAATCTTTAGTCTTCTTTTCCTGATTGTCCAGACTCCTTCTTCTTCAAACATAATCATCTTAAAGCATAGCTGTGATTGAGTCACTCTCTGTGGCAACATTTGAAATGTTCTCCATGAATTAGTGAATTAAGCTCAATGCTgcttatatttgcatttaaatactCAACAAGTTTGTCACTAATTTAGCTGGCCAATTTTCTTGTATTGCAACAAAAATTTTCCCTTATAATGACTTACACTATAATCTTATGAAATATCATATCTTTCCATCTTCATGCATTTACTTATGTACTgatagttttccttttatttagacCAGGCTCCCTCCAGTAAAGGCTGTATCAAATCCTTCCCATCATTTAACATTCTGATCGATGTCAGTGCCTTTTTGAATTCTTCTCAAAACTCTGTCCATTCCATTCTGATCAAAAACTGattttaccttctttttaaaatatttgattccCTTTGAATTTCAACACTTgttatccagtcccatcacttcatgggaaatagatggggaaatagt
Proteins encoded:
- the LOC102416087 gene encoding olfactory receptor 2T27-like; amino-acid sequence: MAKRNNISTTDFILLGLFPEFQYASLLVYLILLVYLIALTGNSILIFLIWLDVHLHTPMYFLLSQLSLIDLFYISSSVPKMVINHSLGKHSISFIACGIQMFFCLSLGGAECLLLTFMSYDRFVAICNPLQYTVIMNSKVCLLIAVASWTGGALNSLIQTIYTMHFPVCGLKEINHFFCEMPAILKLSCEDTSDYEMVVFVVSIIFILIPFNLIIASYIRIFLTVLKMKSPEGRNKALATCSSHLTVVSLYLGPGIVVYMTPGSSHTPALDQGLSVFYTILTPMLNPIIYSLRNKEVMGALRKVLRKKLVSK